In Synechocystis sp. PCC 6714, the following are encoded in one genomic region:
- a CDS encoding UPF0182 family protein, producing MQRWFKGAIAVAIALVCLEVIARIYVENLWFQELHFQSVFWKRVQWQGSIALIAGAISWGFVVLQVRIAKRLAHREAAVLSATVAQSTPILMPVAAGSRYLPIPEPLMGRKAHSRPLFLPILLPLITGLQLILVALVMYYVFITIQVWTPDYTLPNITPAVPQPFHIRLLFVNFSNLPAQLAATALAGTLTLIGLLRGPRLLPGLVFLLSAVWGMLLSGNWFRLLLSVNGQPFNAIDPQFHRDISFYIFHLPLWQLLESWWRGLFLFSLLGVTLIILKSGNSLSEGKFRGFSPAQLRHLSGLGSAVALTLAVEHWLKRYGYLFSNHGVVYGANYTDVHWRLPVETGLAIFTTAIAVWLAWLSIKGWPVAKATSPQRIRLPLITLWLPVSLYFLTLLLQNLGGWAIELLVVQPNQLTRERPYLARNITATREAFNLQIIQPTTLTGRGQLTEASLQKNRVTLDNIRLWDPIPLLKTNRQLQQIRLYYKFVDADLDRYTIKVQKQDSSTVSMAKQQTLIAPRELDYTAVPEKAQTWVNRHLVYTHGYGFTLSPVNLVDQGGLPYYFVKDIGTDQNEGALRTSSELIRTSIPIGKPRIYFGEITDNYIMTNTAIPELDFPSGEENVYNFYDGRGGIFLNSPIRKLLFAVYLRDWQMLFTENFKPDTRVLFRRNINRRIRHIAPFLRFDRDPYLVTATVPGEGHSTLYWLIDAYTTSNYYPYSDPGEGEVNQPARNFNYIRNSVKIVVDAYNGDVRFFAIDKQDPLINAWQKIFPELFLPFSAMPATLKSHIRYPVDMFSTQSERLLTYHMEDIDVFYNREDQWRIPQETYADEQQPIAPYYLIMKLAGINAKEEEFVLSQVYTPNARNNLIALLFARCDEQNYGKLLLYTLPKERLVYGPEQIEALVNQDPVISERISLWNRRGSRAIQGNLLVIPIEESLLYVEPIYLEAEKNSLPTLARVVVVYGNQIVMADSLDEAIDAIFDPELLEGEAIIRPLDGVVDGLNNQFD from the coding sequence ATGCAACGGTGGTTCAAAGGGGCGATCGCCGTAGCCATTGCCCTGGTCTGCTTAGAGGTTATTGCCCGCATCTATGTGGAAAATCTCTGGTTTCAGGAGTTACACTTCCAGTCTGTTTTCTGGAAGCGAGTCCAGTGGCAGGGGAGCATTGCCCTAATTGCTGGAGCCATTTCCTGGGGTTTTGTTGTCCTCCAAGTAAGAATAGCTAAGCGCTTAGCCCACAGGGAAGCAGCAGTCCTCAGCGCCACCGTTGCCCAATCAACTCCCATTCTTATGCCTGTAGCGGCGGGTTCCCGATACCTGCCTATTCCCGAACCACTGATGGGCCGCAAAGCCCATTCCCGCCCCTTATTCCTGCCCATATTATTACCCCTCATTACCGGCCTCCAATTAATTCTAGTGGCTCTGGTGATGTACTACGTTTTCATTACTATCCAGGTTTGGACCCCTGACTATACTCTGCCGAACATCACTCCAGCGGTCCCCCAACCCTTTCATATCCGCTTACTGTTCGTCAATTTCAGCAATTTGCCAGCTCAATTGGCAGCTACGGCCCTGGCTGGCACTTTGACGCTCATTGGGCTCTTGCGGGGCCCCAGACTGTTACCGGGCCTGGTTTTCCTACTGAGTGCCGTGTGGGGAATGTTGCTTTCGGGCAACTGGTTCCGCTTACTACTTTCGGTCAATGGTCAACCTTTCAATGCCATTGATCCCCAATTTCACCGGGATATTAGCTTTTACATTTTCCATCTCCCCCTCTGGCAATTGCTGGAGAGTTGGTGGCGGGGGCTATTTCTGTTCAGTTTGTTGGGGGTAACCCTGATCATTCTCAAGTCCGGCAATAGTTTATCAGAAGGGAAGTTTCGGGGTTTTTCTCCGGCCCAGCTCAGGCATCTAAGTGGTTTAGGCTCTGCGGTGGCCCTAACTTTAGCGGTGGAACATTGGCTCAAACGTTATGGTTATCTTTTTTCCAACCATGGGGTGGTTTACGGTGCTAACTACACCGATGTCCATTGGCGTTTACCGGTGGAAACAGGCTTAGCGATTTTCACCACGGCGATCGCCGTTTGGTTGGCTTGGTTAAGTATCAAAGGTTGGCCGGTAGCCAAGGCCACTTCCCCGCAACGGATACGATTGCCTCTGATCACCCTCTGGTTACCCGTTTCCCTCTATTTTTTAACCCTACTCTTGCAAAATCTGGGCGGTTGGGCGATCGAGCTATTGGTGGTGCAACCGAATCAACTGACTAGGGAAAGGCCCTATCTAGCCCGTAACATTACCGCCACCAGGGAAGCGTTTAACCTACAGATTATCCAGCCCACCACCCTCACCGGTCGGGGTCAACTCACCGAAGCTAGCTTACAAAAAAATCGAGTTACCCTAGACAATATTCGCCTCTGGGACCCCATTCCCCTACTGAAAACCAATCGGCAACTACAACAAATTCGTCTTTACTACAAATTCGTCGATGCTGACCTAGACCGCTACACCATCAAAGTCCAGAAACAAGATAGCAGTACGGTCTCGATGGCGAAACAACAGACCCTCATTGCCCCCAGGGAACTGGATTACACCGCTGTGCCAGAAAAAGCCCAAACCTGGGTGAACAGACATTTGGTCTATACCCATGGCTACGGTTTTACCCTTTCCCCTGTCAATTTAGTCGATCAAGGCGGGCTTCCTTACTACTTTGTCAAGGATATTGGTACAGACCAAAATGAAGGTGCCCTACGCACATCCAGTGAATTAATTCGCACCAGCATTCCCATCGGTAAACCCCGCATTTATTTTGGCGAAATTACCGATAACTACATCATGACCAACACTGCCATTCCTGAACTGGATTTTCCCAGCGGGGAGGAAAATGTTTACAACTTTTACGACGGTCGGGGCGGTATTTTTCTCAATTCTCCCATCAGAAAATTATTATTTGCGGTTTATTTGCGAGACTGGCAAATGTTATTTACGGAAAACTTTAAACCCGACACGAGAGTCTTATTTCGCCGCAACATTAATCGTCGTATCCGTCACATTGCTCCTTTTTTACGTTTTGACCGAGATCCATACCTTGTCACAGCAACGGTGCCTGGGGAAGGCCATTCCACCCTTTACTGGCTCATTGATGCCTACACCACCAGCAATTATTATCCCTATTCTGATCCGGGGGAGGGAGAAGTTAATCAACCGGCACGGAACTTTAATTACATTCGTAATTCCGTCAAAATTGTGGTGGATGCTTACAACGGAGACGTGCGTTTTTTTGCCATTGATAAACAAGATCCACTAATTAATGCGTGGCAAAAAATATTTCCTGAGTTATTTTTGCCCTTTAGCGCCATGCCCGCCACCTTAAAAAGTCATATTCGCTATCCGGTGGATATGTTTAGCACCCAATCGGAGCGTTTGTTGACCTACCACATGGAAGACATTGACGTGTTCTATAACCGGGAAGACCAATGGCGGATTCCCCAGGAAACCTATGCCGATGAGCAACAGCCCATTGCCCCCTATTACTTGATTATGAAATTGGCGGGAATTAATGCTAAAGAAGAAGAATTTGTTCTTTCCCAGGTTTACACTCCCAACGCCAGGAATAACCTCATTGCGCTACTCTTTGCCCGGTGTGACGAACAAAATTACGGTAAATTGTTGCTTTATACCTTACCCAAAGAACGACTGGTTTATGGCCCAGAACAAATTGAAGCCTTAGTCAACCAAGACCCAGTTATTTCCGAACGTATTAGCCTCTGGAATCGTCGGGGTTCAAGGGCAATCCAGGGTAATTTGCTAGTAATTCCCATTGAAGAATCCTTGTTATACGTTGAACCTATTTATCTGGAAGCAGAGAAAAATAGCCTGCCCACCCTCGCCAGGGTGGTGGTGGTTTATGGCAATCAAATTGTCATGGCAGACAGCTTAGATGAAGCTATAGATGCTATTTTTGATCCAGAATTACTCGAGGGGGAAGCAATTATTCGCCCCCTTGATGGCGTAGTTGATGGTTTAAATAACCAATTTGATTAG
- the psbA gene encoding photosystem II q(b) protein, which produces MTTTLQQRESASLWEQFCQWVTSTNNRIYVGWFGTLMIPTLLTATTCFIIAFIAAPPVDIDGIREPVAGSLLYGNNIISGAVVPSSNAIGLHFYPIWEAASLDEWLYNGGPYQLVVFHFLIGIFCYMGRQWELSYRLGMRPWICVAYSAPVSAATAVFLIYPIGQGSFSDGMPLGISGTFNFMIVFQAEHNILMHPFHMLGVAGVFGGSLFSAMHGSLVTSSLVRETTEVESQNYGYKFGQEEETYNIVAAHGYFGRLIFQYASFNNSRSLHFFLGAWPVIGIWFTAMGVSTMAFNLNGFNFNQSILDSQGRVIGTWADVLNRANIGFEVMHERNAHNFPLDLASGEQAPVALTAPAING; this is translated from the coding sequence ATGACTACGACTCTCCAACAGCGCGAAAGCGCTTCCTTGTGGGAACAGTTTTGTCAGTGGGTCACCTCTACCAACAACCGGATTTATGTCGGTTGGTTCGGTACCTTGATGATCCCCACCCTCTTAACTGCGACCACCTGCTTCATCATCGCCTTCATCGCTGCTCCCCCCGTTGACATCGACGGAATCCGTGAGCCCGTTGCTGGTTCTTTACTCTACGGTAACAACATCATTTCTGGTGCTGTTGTACCTTCTTCCAACGCTATCGGTTTGCACTTCTACCCCATCTGGGAAGCCGCTTCCTTAGATGAGTGGTTGTACAACGGTGGTCCTTACCAGTTGGTAGTATTCCACTTCCTCATCGGCATTTTCTGCTACATGGGTCGTCAGTGGGAACTGTCCTACCGCTTAGGTATGCGTCCTTGGATTTGTGTGGCTTACTCTGCCCCCGTATCCGCTGCTACCGCTGTCTTCTTGATTTACCCCATCGGTCAGGGCTCCTTCTCTGATGGTATGCCCTTGGGTATTTCCGGTACCTTCAACTTCATGATCGTGTTCCAAGCTGAGCACAACATCCTGATGCACCCCTTCCACATGTTAGGTGTGGCTGGTGTATTCGGTGGTAGCTTGTTCTCTGCCATGCATGGTTCCTTGGTGACCTCCTCCTTGGTTCGTGAAACCACTGAAGTTGAATCCCAGAACTACGGTTACAAATTCGGTCAAGAAGAAGAAACCTACAACATCGTTGCTGCCCACGGCTACTTTGGTCGGTTGATCTTCCAATATGCTTCTTTCAACAACAGCCGCTCCTTGCACTTCTTCTTGGGTGCTTGGCCTGTAATCGGCATCTGGTTCACTGCGATGGGCGTAAGCACCATGGCGTTCAACCTGAACGGATTCAACTTCAACCAGTCCATCTTGGATAGCCAAGGTCGTGTAATCGGCACCTGGGCTGATGTGTTGAACCGCGCCAACATCGGTTTTGAAGTAATGCACGAACGCAATGCCCACAACTTCCCCCTTGACTTAGCGTCTGGGGAGCAAGCTCCTGTGGCTTTGACCGCTCCTGCTATCAACGGTTAA
- the speA gene encoding biosynthetic arginine decarboxylase, translated as MGEEPLPGEKPLGKKSKKKNAPWSIEESEALYRVDAWGAPYFAINAAGNVTVSPNGDRGGSLDLLELVEALRQRKLGLPLLIRFSDILADRLERLNSCFAKAIARYNYPNTYQAVYPVKCNQQRHLVEALVRFGQTSQCGLEAGSKPELMIALATLPPPLDRQDKHAKPLIICNGYKDQDYLETALLAKRLGHRPIIIIEQLRELEWVLHISRQLNIKPMLGVRARLSCQSPKSSETSSPKGDRAKLGLTMPDIVTMIHRLEENNCLDCLKMLHFHLGTQISDIALIKEAMREASQLYVQLVKLGAKMRYLNVGGGLAVDYDGSKTNYPASKNYNMQNYANDIVAAIQDACDLGNISPPILVSESGRAIMAHQSVLIFDVLGTNQMGFSEPTPPDKNAHPLLKNLWECYETITPHQYQEPYHDALQLKAEASSLFNFGYLSLTERGQAEQIHWACCRKIFEITRQLEYIPEDFQALDKIMTDIYYVNLSVFQSAPESWSLDQLFPILPIHHLHEKPSQRVILADLTCDSDGKIDRFIDLWDVKPYLEVHPLENDGNPYYLGMFLVGAYQEIMGNLHNLFGDINVVHIATTPQGYQIESVVRGDTMTEVLGYVQYDSEDLLEGLRRHTELALSNGQITLEESRRLLEDYEQSLRRYTYLT; from the coding sequence ATGGGGGAAGAACCTTTGCCGGGGGAAAAACCATTGGGAAAGAAATCGAAGAAAAAAAATGCTCCCTGGAGTATTGAAGAAAGTGAAGCTCTTTACCGGGTGGATGCCTGGGGAGCGCCCTATTTTGCCATCAATGCGGCGGGTAACGTCACCGTCTCCCCCAACGGCGATCGGGGCGGATCATTGGATTTGTTGGAATTGGTGGAAGCCCTACGGCAAAGGAAGCTTGGGTTACCCTTGTTAATTCGTTTTTCTGATATTCTTGCCGATCGCCTGGAAAGATTGAATAGTTGTTTTGCCAAGGCGATCGCCCGTTATAACTACCCCAACACTTATCAGGCGGTTTATCCAGTTAAATGCAACCAACAGCGCCATTTGGTGGAAGCCCTTGTGCGATTTGGCCAAACTTCCCAGTGTGGACTGGAAGCGGGATCCAAGCCGGAATTAATGATTGCCTTGGCGACCCTGCCCCCCCCGTTAGATCGCCAGGATAAACACGCCAAACCTCTAATTATCTGCAATGGCTATAAAGACCAGGATTATTTAGAAACGGCCCTGTTAGCCAAACGATTGGGCCATCGTCCCATTATCATCATCGAACAACTGCGGGAACTGGAGTGGGTGTTGCATATCTCCCGGCAGTTAAACATCAAGCCCATGCTGGGGGTGCGGGCCCGGTTGAGCTGTCAGTCCCCCAAATCGTCGGAAACTTCTAGCCCCAAAGGCGATCGGGCCAAGCTTGGTCTAACCATGCCGGACATTGTGACGATGATTCATCGTCTGGAGGAGAATAACTGCCTTGATTGTCTGAAAATGCTCCATTTTCACCTGGGAACACAAATTTCAGACATTGCCCTGATCAAAGAAGCCATGCGGGAAGCTAGTCAGCTCTATGTCCAATTGGTCAAACTGGGGGCAAAAATGCGTTATCTCAATGTGGGTGGAGGCTTAGCGGTGGATTATGACGGTTCCAAAACTAATTATCCCGCCTCGAAAAACTACAACATGCAAAACTACGCCAATGACATTGTGGCGGCGATTCAGGATGCTTGTGACCTAGGCAATATTTCTCCTCCCATCTTAGTCAGCGAAAGTGGCCGGGCCATCATGGCCCATCAGTCGGTGCTGATTTTTGACGTCTTGGGCACCAATCAAATGGGTTTTAGCGAACCAACCCCTCCAGATAAAAATGCCCATCCCCTGCTCAAAAATCTCTGGGAATGCTACGAAACAATTACTCCCCACCAATATCAAGAACCTTACCACGATGCTCTACAGCTCAAGGCGGAAGCAAGTAGCCTCTTCAATTTTGGTTATTTAAGTTTGACCGAACGGGGGCAGGCAGAACAGATTCACTGGGCCTGTTGCCGTAAAATTTTTGAAATTACCAGGCAATTGGAATATATACCGGAAGACTTTCAAGCCCTGGACAAAATAATGACTGATATTTATTACGTTAATTTATCGGTTTTTCAATCAGCACCGGAATCCTGGTCCTTGGATCAGCTCTTTCCCATTTTGCCCATCCATCATCTCCATGAAAAACCCAGTCAGAGGGTAATTTTAGCTGATTTAACCTGTGACAGTGATGGTAAAATTGATCGCTTCATTGACCTGTGGGATGTCAAGCCCTACCTGGAAGTTCACCCCCTAGAAAATGATGGTAATCCTTACTATTTAGGGATGTTTTTAGTCGGTGCCTATCAAGAAATTATGGGCAATTTACATAACTTATTCGGTGATATTAATGTGGTTCACATTGCCACCACTCCCCAGGGTTATCAGATCGAGTCGGTGGTACGGGGGGACACCATGACCGAGGTTTTAGGCTATGTGCAGTACGATTCTGAGGATTTGTTGGAAGGTCTGCGACGGCATACGGAATTGGCCCTCAGCAACGGTCAGATTACCCTGGAAGAATCCCGACGGTTATTGGAAGATTATGAGCAGAGTCTGCGACGCTATACTTACCTAACCTGA
- a CDS encoding PepSY domain-containing protein — MDLIRQFSYFLVGIVLMEMTFTAAIARGNDRDVTPQEQQRIVQTLNAMGCRSFDDAEYDIDKRRFEIDDAVCADGREYEIYLNSDYQVIKKEPED; from the coding sequence ATGGATTTAATCAGACAATTTAGCTATTTTCTTGTAGGGATAGTACTAATGGAAATGACCTTCACTGCGGCGATCGCCAGGGGCAATGACCGGGATGTGACCCCCCAGGAACAGCAACGTATTGTCCAGACGCTCAACGCCATGGGCTGTAGATCCTTCGACGATGCGGAGTATGACATTGACAAAAGGCGCTTTGAAATCGATGATGCCGTCTGTGCCGATGGTCGAGAATACGAAATTTATCTGAATAGTGATTATCAGGTAATCAAAAAAGAGCCTGAGGATTGA